Proteins from a genomic interval of Gadus morhua chromosome 19, gadMor3.0, whole genome shotgun sequence:
- the slc4a5b gene encoding electrogenic sodium bicarbonate cotransporter 4 isoform X2, translating to MDHQDWQRGRSRTHHHYDDVDDPQPLYIGVPATHRRKRRRHHSSANEPDGSERHHAHYDRHAHHDYSQRDSYYDRDDRDDHYDEAEDPAEPHGHSDLTVSPAAERLRQLLAEEDSIPTPTLFTEMDTLQQDGDELEWKESARWVKFEEKVEEGGERWSKPHVSTLTLHSLFELRTCLQTGSILLDLEGFSLPQIVDEIVDRQIADGLIGPEVKDKISFVLLRKHRHQTKKAMHRSLADIGKPSNPTPNRSPQANLSRSTSTASGIQRSTEDLRSRPASSLGRLHPAQSRSMNDISDTPSTDQLKNKFMKKIPRDAEASNVLIGEVDFLEKPFVAFVRLAQATTLGGLTEVPVPTRFLFILLGPRGKTKAYNEIGRAIATLMVDDLFSDVAYKARDRDDLIAGVDEFLDEVIVLPPGEWDPKIRIEPPKKVPSAEMRKSVLNINELGQMNGSAGGGGGAGGEDDEMPAPHELGEELAFTGRFCGGLWLDIKRKAPWFCSDIYEGFHVQSISAVLFIYLGCITNAITFGGLLGDATDNYQGVMESFLGTALAGTVFCVFGGQPLIILSSTGPILIFEKLLYDFSKSNDIDYMELRLWIGLHSCLQCFILVATDASYIIKYMTRFTEEGFSSLISFIFISDAIKKMVGSFKYYPINRGFKPDFITSYKCECIAPDQDSTLGFNISAPLADDNMTLLYNLTDMDWGFLSKKECVKYGGTLVGSACKYVPDLALMSFILFFGTYSMTVSLKKFKSSRYFPTTLRKLISDFSIIISILVFCGLDYLMELDTPKLHVPTQIKPTRPDRGWLIMPFGKNPWWVYVASFVPALLVTILIFMDQQISAVIVNRKENKLKKGCGYHLDLLWVGVLMAVCSFMGLPWYVAATVISIAHIDSLKMESESSAPGEQPQFLGVREQRLTGILVFVLTGVSVFLAPVLQYIPMPVLYGVFLYMGVASLSGIQFWERMKLYLMPAKHQPDFSFLRHVPLRRVHLFTLVQIICLAVLWTLKSTFLAIIFPVMILGLMVLWSCIPVDPGSDGSVVLYPCRSWV from the exons ATGGACCACCAGGACTGGCAGAGAGGAAGGAGTAGGACCCACCATCACTATGACGACGTGGATG ACCCCCAGCCGCTGTACATCGGCGTTCCGGCCACGCATCGGAGGAAACGTCGGCGGCATCACTCGAGCGCCAACGAGCCCGACGGCAGCGAGCGTCATCACGCGCACTACGACCGCCACGCGCACCACGACTACTCCCAGCGCGACTCCTACTACGACCGGGACGACCGGGACGACCACTACGACGAGGCCGAGGACCCCGCCGAGCCCCACGGACACTCTGACCTCACCG tctCCCCGGCGGCAGAGCGGCTGCGGCAGCTCCTGGCAGAAGAGGACAGCATCCCGACCCCCACCCTGTTCACCGAGATGGACACCCTGCAGCAGGACGGGGACGAGCTGGAGTGGAAGGAGTCGGCAAG GTGGGTGAAGtttgaggagaaggtggaggagggaggggagcgcTGGAGCAAGCCCCACGTCTCCACCCTGACCCTCCACAGCCTGTTTGAGCTGCGGACCTGCCTGCAGACCGGCAGCATTCTGCTGGACCTGGAGGGCTTCTCCCTGCCCCAGATAGTGG ACGAGATCGTGGATCGGCAGATAGCAGATGGTCTGATTGGTCCAGAGGTGAAGGACAAGATCAGCTTTGTGTTACTACGGAAACACAGACACCAGACCAAGAAGGCAATGCACCGCTCGCTGGCAGACATCGGGAAGCCCTCCAACCCTACTCCTA ACCGTAGTCCTCAAGCTAACCTGAGTCGTAGCACTAGCACCGCCTCCGGTATTCAGCGCTCCACTGAGGACCTACGGAGTCGCCCGGCCAGCAGCCTCGGCCGTCTGC ATCCGGCCCAGAGCAGGAGCATGAATGATATTTCAGATACACCGAGCACCGACCAG CTGAAGAACAAGTTCATGAAGAAGATCCCGCGTGACGCCGAGGCGTCCAACGTCCTGATTGGCGAGGTCGACTTCCTGGAGAAACCGTTTGTCGCCTTCGTGCGATTGGCTCAGGCCACGACCCTCGGTGGCCTCACCGAGGTCCCCGTTCCGACCAG GTTTCTGTTCATCCTGCTGGGCCCTCGTGGCAAAACCAAAGCCTACAACGAGATCGGCCGGGCCATCGCCACGCTCATGGTGGACgat TTGTTCAGCGACGTGGCCTACAAGGCCAGGGACCGTGACGACCTGATAGCGGGCGTGGATGAGTTCCTGGACGAGGTTATTGTCCTCCCTCCAGGGGAGTGGGACCCCAAGATACGCATAGAGCCGCCCAAGAAGGTCCCCTCCGCTGAGATGAG GAAGTCCGTGCTGAATATCAACGAGCTGGGCCAGATGAACGGCTCGGCcggcgggggtggaggggcgggTGGAGAAGACGACGAGATGCCCGCTCCTCATGAGCTGGGCGAGGAGCTGGCCTTTACGGGGAG GTTCTGTGGAGGCCTGTGGCTGGACATCAAGAGGAAGGCGCCGTGGTTCTGCAGCGATATCTACGAGGGCTTCCACGTCCAGTCCATCTCCGCCGTGCTCTTCATCTACCTGGGATGCATCACCAACGCCATCACCTTTGGAGGGCTTCTAGGAGACGCCACTGATAACTACCAG gGTGTGATGGAGAGCTTCCTGGGTACCGCCCTGGCGGGGACGGTCTTCTGTGTGTTCGGGGGACAGCCCCTCATCATCCTGAGCTCCACAGGACCCATCCTCATCTTCGAGAAGCTACTCTACGATTTTAGCAA GAGCAACGACATCGACTACATGGAGCTGCGCCTGTGGATCGGGCTCCACTCCTGCCTGCAGTGCTTCATCCTGGTGGCCACGGACGCCAGCTACATCATCAAGTACATGACCCGCTTCACAGAGGAGGGCTTCTCCAGCCTCATCTCCTTCATCTTCATCTCCGACGCCATCAAGAAGATG GTTGGATCCTTTAAATACTACCCAATCAACCGAGGGTTCAAGCCCGACTTCATCACATCCTATAAATGTGAATGCATCGCTCCAGACCAGG ATTCTACATTGGGCTTCAACATTTCAGCTCCCCTTGCTGACGACAACATGACTTTGTTG TACAACCTGACAGACATGGATTGGGGTTTCCTGAGTAAGAAGGAGTGTGTAAAGTACGGCGGGACGCTGGTGGGCAGTGCCTGCAAGTACGTCCCTGACCTGGCGCTCATGTCCTTCATCCTGTTCTTCGGCACCTACTCCATGACCGTCAGTCTCAAGAAGTTCAAGTCAAGCCGCTACTTCCCCACCACG TTGCGTAAACTGATAAGCGACTTCTCCATCATAATCTCCATCCTGGTGTTCTGTGGGTTGGACTACTTGATGGAGCTGGACACCCCCAAGCTGCACGTTCCCACCCAGATTAAG CCCACGCGTCCGGACCGCGGCTGGCTGATCATGCCCTTCGGGAAGAACCCGTGGTGGGTGTACGTGGCCAGCTTCGTGCCCGCCCTCCTCGTCACCATCCTCATCTTCATGGACCAGCAGATCAGTGCCGTCATCGTCAACCGCAAGGAGAACAAGCTCAAG AAGGGCTGTGGCTACCACCTGGACCTGCTGTGGGTGGGGGTGCTGATGGCCGTGTGCTCCTTCATGGGCCTGCCCTGGTACGTGGCCGCTACCGTCATCTCCATCGCCCACATCGACTCCCTGAAGATGGAGAGTGAGTCCAGCGCCCCCGGGGAACAGCCCCAGTTCCTGGGCGTCCg TGAGCAGAGGTTGACGGGCATTCTGGTGTTTGTTCTGACCGGAGTCTCAGTGTTCCTGGCTCCAGTCCTTCAG TACATCCCGATGCCCGTTCTCTACGGAGTCTTCCTCTACATGGGAGTGGCTTCCTTGAGCGGCATTCAG TTCTGGGAGCGCATGAAGCTGTACCTGATGCCCGCCAAGCACCAGCCGGACTTCTCCTTCCTGCGCCACGTGCCCCTCAGACGGGTGCACCTCTTCACCCTGGTGCAGATCATCTGCCTGGCCGTCCTCTGGACCCTCAAGTCCACCTTCCTGGCCATCATCTTCCCCGTCATG ATCCTGGGTCTGATGGTTCTGTGGTCCTGTATCCCTGTAGATCCTGGGTCTGATGGTTCTGTGGTTCTGTATCCCTGTAGATCCTGGGTCTGA
- the slc4a5b gene encoding electrogenic sodium bicarbonate cotransporter 4 isoform X1 has protein sequence MDHQDWQRGRSRTHHHYDDVDDPQPLYIGVPATHRRKRRRHHSSANEPDGSERHHAHYDRHAHHDYSQRDSYYDRDDRDDHYDEAEDPAEPHGHSDLTVSPAAERLRQLLAEEDSIPTPTLFTEMDTLQQDGDELEWKESARWVKFEEKVEEGGERWSKPHVSTLTLHSLFELRTCLQTGSILLDLEGFSLPQIVDEIVDRQIADGLIGPEVKDKISFVLLRKHRHQTKKAMHRSLADIGKPSNPTPNRSPQANLSRSTSTASGIQRSTEDLRSRPASSLGRLHPAQSRSMNDISDTPSTDQLKNKFMKKIPRDAEASNVLIGEVDFLEKPFVAFVRLAQATTLGGLTEVPVPTRFLFILLGPRGKTKAYNEIGRAIATLMVDDLFSDVAYKARDRDDLIAGVDEFLDEVIVLPPGEWDPKIRIEPPKKVPSAEMRKSVLNINELGQMNGSAGGGGGAGGEDDEMPAPHELGEELAFTGRFCGGLWLDIKRKAPWFCSDIYEGFHVQSISAVLFIYLGCITNAITFGGLLGDATDNYQGVMESFLGTALAGTVFCVFGGQPLIILSSTGPILIFEKLLYDFSKSNDIDYMELRLWIGLHSCLQCFILVATDASYIIKYMTRFTEEGFSSLISFIFISDAIKKMVGSFKYYPINRGFKPDFITSYKCECIAPDQDSTLGFNISAPLADDNMTLLYNLTDMDWGFLSKKECVKYGGTLVGSACKYVPDLALMSFILFFGTYSMTVSLKKFKSSRYFPTTLRKLISDFSIIISILVFCGLDYLMELDTPKLHVPTQIKPTRPDRGWLIMPFGKNPWWVYVASFVPALLVTILIFMDQQISAVIVNRKENKLKKGCGYHLDLLWVGVLMAVCSFMGLPWYVAATVISIAHIDSLKMESESSAPGEQPQFLGVREQRLTGILVFVLTGVSVFLAPVLQYIPMPVLYGVFLYMGVASLSGIQFWERMKLYLMPAKHQPDFSFLRHVPLRRVHLFTLVQIICLAVLWTLKSTFLAIIFPVMILGLMVVRKLMDMIFSQHDLAWLDDILPEKEKKKKEDDGDKKKSKRRPVEPESDEECC, from the exons ATGGACCACCAGGACTGGCAGAGAGGAAGGAGTAGGACCCACCATCACTATGACGACGTGGATG ACCCCCAGCCGCTGTACATCGGCGTTCCGGCCACGCATCGGAGGAAACGTCGGCGGCATCACTCGAGCGCCAACGAGCCCGACGGCAGCGAGCGTCATCACGCGCACTACGACCGCCACGCGCACCACGACTACTCCCAGCGCGACTCCTACTACGACCGGGACGACCGGGACGACCACTACGACGAGGCCGAGGACCCCGCCGAGCCCCACGGACACTCTGACCTCACCG tctCCCCGGCGGCAGAGCGGCTGCGGCAGCTCCTGGCAGAAGAGGACAGCATCCCGACCCCCACCCTGTTCACCGAGATGGACACCCTGCAGCAGGACGGGGACGAGCTGGAGTGGAAGGAGTCGGCAAG GTGGGTGAAGtttgaggagaaggtggaggagggaggggagcgcTGGAGCAAGCCCCACGTCTCCACCCTGACCCTCCACAGCCTGTTTGAGCTGCGGACCTGCCTGCAGACCGGCAGCATTCTGCTGGACCTGGAGGGCTTCTCCCTGCCCCAGATAGTGG ACGAGATCGTGGATCGGCAGATAGCAGATGGTCTGATTGGTCCAGAGGTGAAGGACAAGATCAGCTTTGTGTTACTACGGAAACACAGACACCAGACCAAGAAGGCAATGCACCGCTCGCTGGCAGACATCGGGAAGCCCTCCAACCCTACTCCTA ACCGTAGTCCTCAAGCTAACCTGAGTCGTAGCACTAGCACCGCCTCCGGTATTCAGCGCTCCACTGAGGACCTACGGAGTCGCCCGGCCAGCAGCCTCGGCCGTCTGC ATCCGGCCCAGAGCAGGAGCATGAATGATATTTCAGATACACCGAGCACCGACCAG CTGAAGAACAAGTTCATGAAGAAGATCCCGCGTGACGCCGAGGCGTCCAACGTCCTGATTGGCGAGGTCGACTTCCTGGAGAAACCGTTTGTCGCCTTCGTGCGATTGGCTCAGGCCACGACCCTCGGTGGCCTCACCGAGGTCCCCGTTCCGACCAG GTTTCTGTTCATCCTGCTGGGCCCTCGTGGCAAAACCAAAGCCTACAACGAGATCGGCCGGGCCATCGCCACGCTCATGGTGGACgat TTGTTCAGCGACGTGGCCTACAAGGCCAGGGACCGTGACGACCTGATAGCGGGCGTGGATGAGTTCCTGGACGAGGTTATTGTCCTCCCTCCAGGGGAGTGGGACCCCAAGATACGCATAGAGCCGCCCAAGAAGGTCCCCTCCGCTGAGATGAG GAAGTCCGTGCTGAATATCAACGAGCTGGGCCAGATGAACGGCTCGGCcggcgggggtggaggggcgggTGGAGAAGACGACGAGATGCCCGCTCCTCATGAGCTGGGCGAGGAGCTGGCCTTTACGGGGAG GTTCTGTGGAGGCCTGTGGCTGGACATCAAGAGGAAGGCGCCGTGGTTCTGCAGCGATATCTACGAGGGCTTCCACGTCCAGTCCATCTCCGCCGTGCTCTTCATCTACCTGGGATGCATCACCAACGCCATCACCTTTGGAGGGCTTCTAGGAGACGCCACTGATAACTACCAG gGTGTGATGGAGAGCTTCCTGGGTACCGCCCTGGCGGGGACGGTCTTCTGTGTGTTCGGGGGACAGCCCCTCATCATCCTGAGCTCCACAGGACCCATCCTCATCTTCGAGAAGCTACTCTACGATTTTAGCAA GAGCAACGACATCGACTACATGGAGCTGCGCCTGTGGATCGGGCTCCACTCCTGCCTGCAGTGCTTCATCCTGGTGGCCACGGACGCCAGCTACATCATCAAGTACATGACCCGCTTCACAGAGGAGGGCTTCTCCAGCCTCATCTCCTTCATCTTCATCTCCGACGCCATCAAGAAGATG GTTGGATCCTTTAAATACTACCCAATCAACCGAGGGTTCAAGCCCGACTTCATCACATCCTATAAATGTGAATGCATCGCTCCAGACCAGG ATTCTACATTGGGCTTCAACATTTCAGCTCCCCTTGCTGACGACAACATGACTTTGTTG TACAACCTGACAGACATGGATTGGGGTTTCCTGAGTAAGAAGGAGTGTGTAAAGTACGGCGGGACGCTGGTGGGCAGTGCCTGCAAGTACGTCCCTGACCTGGCGCTCATGTCCTTCATCCTGTTCTTCGGCACCTACTCCATGACCGTCAGTCTCAAGAAGTTCAAGTCAAGCCGCTACTTCCCCACCACG TTGCGTAAACTGATAAGCGACTTCTCCATCATAATCTCCATCCTGGTGTTCTGTGGGTTGGACTACTTGATGGAGCTGGACACCCCCAAGCTGCACGTTCCCACCCAGATTAAG CCCACGCGTCCGGACCGCGGCTGGCTGATCATGCCCTTCGGGAAGAACCCGTGGTGGGTGTACGTGGCCAGCTTCGTGCCCGCCCTCCTCGTCACCATCCTCATCTTCATGGACCAGCAGATCAGTGCCGTCATCGTCAACCGCAAGGAGAACAAGCTCAAG AAGGGCTGTGGCTACCACCTGGACCTGCTGTGGGTGGGGGTGCTGATGGCCGTGTGCTCCTTCATGGGCCTGCCCTGGTACGTGGCCGCTACCGTCATCTCCATCGCCCACATCGACTCCCTGAAGATGGAGAGTGAGTCCAGCGCCCCCGGGGAACAGCCCCAGTTCCTGGGCGTCCg TGAGCAGAGGTTGACGGGCATTCTGGTGTTTGTTCTGACCGGAGTCTCAGTGTTCCTGGCTCCAGTCCTTCAG TACATCCCGATGCCCGTTCTCTACGGAGTCTTCCTCTACATGGGAGTGGCTTCCTTGAGCGGCATTCAG TTCTGGGAGCGCATGAAGCTGTACCTGATGCCCGCCAAGCACCAGCCGGACTTCTCCTTCCTGCGCCACGTGCCCCTCAGACGGGTGCACCTCTTCACCCTGGTGCAGATCATCTGCCTGGCCGTCCTCTGGACCCTCAAGTCCACCTTCCTGGCCATCATCTTCCCCGTCATG